The sequence GTCGCCGACCGTTGATGCGGCCGAGCCAGTGCTCACCACGAGCGCTACCTCCTCGAGCAATTCAGCCGGCGACGGGTCACATCCGGCCGACACTGGAAACGTGGCCAGCGATGCTCTTCCGAACGCGTCGCCGGCCGTTGATACGGCCGAGCCAGTGCTCACCACGAGCGCTACCTCCTCGAGCAATTCAGCCGGCGACGGGTCACATCCGGCCGACACTGCAAACGTGGCCAGCGATGCTCTTCCGAACGCGTCGCCGGCCGTTGATACGGCCGAGCCAGTGCTCACCACGAGCGCTACCTCCTCCAGCAATTCAGCCGGGGACGGGTCACATCCGGCCGACACTGCAAACGTGGCCAGCGATGCTCTTCCGAACGCGTCGCCGGCTGTTGATGCGGCCGAGCCAGTGCTCACCACGAGCGCTACCTCCTCGAGCAATTCAACCGGCGACCCGTCACATCCGGCCGACACTGACAGCGGTCAAGCCCCCGGACCAGCCGACACCCTTCTCGCGCTCGCCACAGCGCCTGACGCACCGACCGCGACTTCTGGATCCGCGACGGCTGCCCCAGCCGACGGCGCAGCGGACACATCGAAAGCCGTGGCGGCCGTCGACCCGACCGCCTCCGCAAGCGACGTGATCGCCTTGAAAGACGCGCCACCGCCTCCAACGGATGCTCTGCACACCGGCACACAATATACCGACTACGGCGTCGCGCTGAGTAGCGACGGCACCATTGCCCCGCAGCATGCCGGGTCTCCGGCCGACGCCACATCGGATCACGAGACTTCGGTGCCGGGGGTTGCGGATGTCCAATCACAGGCGCCGCCGCCTCCCGACATCATGGATACGACTCTTCCAACCGATCACCATGCCATCCTATAGCGGGGGCCGAACATGGCGGCTGTCGAGACACTGGGCAATCCGCCGCGCGACCATTCCCCGGATAGACTTCGCGTTGCACTCGGCGGCGAGGCTCTCGATCATGTTGGACCTGTCAACCCGCTGGCGGCTTGGCGTTCGGTCGCGCGCGCGAACCTGATCGCGGTCGCGGCATTTTCGGTCGTCGTGAATCTGCTGATGCTCACGCTGCCGATCTACCTGTTCCAGATATCCGACCGCGTGCTGACGAGCCGCAGCTTCGAGACACTGCTGATGCTCTCGGCTCTCGCGCTCGCATTCATCGGCATTCTCTCGATCGTCGACATATTGCGTCGGCAGGTGCTGGGGCGCCTTGCAACCAAGATGGAGGCCTTGCTCGGCGGCGCAGTGCTGGCGAGCAGCATCAACAACGCGAGGGCCGGCGAGGGCGGGTCTATCCACGCGATCCGCAGCCTTCACCAGGTGCGCGGCTTCCTTTCGAGTCCCGTCATGCTTCTGGTGATGGACGCGCCGCTCTCGCCCCTCTACTTCGGAGTCATATTCCTTGTTCACCGAGATCTCGGCTTCATCGCTGTCGCGGCGGGTTTGGCCTTGGCCGTGATTGCATTGGTCAACCAGAGAGCGACCTCGGAGCGTCTGGGCCAAGCGGGCCTGCATGCCGCCGAAGCCGACGCGGCGGCCGAGTCACTGGCGCGAAATTCACAGGTGATCAATGCGATGGGAATGCTGAGCGAGAGCATTCTCCACTGGGGTCGCCGGCAGGCGCCGGCTCTGACGGTGCAGAGCCAGGCCCTCGACCGGAATTTCTGGATCAGCGGTGCGTCGAAGTTCGTCCGGCTCGTGACCCAGATCACGATCCTTGGCACGGGCGCCTATCTGGCCCTCCACGCCGAGATCACCGGCGGCATGATGATCGCGGCCTCCATCATTGCCGGTCGCGCCCTGCAGCCGCTTGAGGGCTTGATCGAGGGATGGCGCAGCTGCGTTCAGGCGAGATCGGCTTATGCGCTCGTCAAGCAGGCGGTCGAGTCGTTCCAGCGCGAGACGCCGAAGCTGCGCCTACCCAAACCGCAGGGACGACTGACGGTGGATCGGGTCTTGTACCTGCCGCCCGGTTCGAAGGAGCCGGTGCTCAATAGTGTGTCGCTCGAGCTCGCGCCCGGAGAGTCTCTGGCCATTGTCGGACCGTCCGGATCAGGCAAGTCGACGCTCGCGCGCATTCTGGTGGGCTGTCTGGTGCCGACGGCTGGCAAGGTCAGGCTGGACGGAACGGAGCTGCGCAACTGGGATCGCCGCCAATTTGGGGAGTACACAGGCTACCTGCCCCAAGAGGTCGAATTATTTCCCGGGACTATCAAGCAGAACATCTGCCGCATGCGGGACGACTTGCCCGATGCGAGCATCTATGAGGCGGCGATCTTCTCGGGCATCCACGACATGGTCTGTCAGCTCTCGCAAGGATACGAGACCGTGCTCGACCGCGGCGGCGGACCGCTCTCCGGAGGCCAGAAGCAGCGCATCGCGCTCGCCCGGGCCTTCTTCGGTAATCCGTCTCTTGTCGTGCTCGATGAGCCCAACTCGAATCTTGACGCGGCGGGCGAGCAGGCTCTGACCGAGACGCTGCAGCGCGCCAAGAAGCGGGGGGTCACTGCAGTAGTCGTAACCCTGCGCCCGGCCTTGCTGAACAGCGTGGACAAAGTTCTCATTCTGCGGGCCGGACGGGCGGAAGCATTCGGATCTCCGAGCGACGTGCTGCATCGCCTGGTTCGGTCGCCCGGCGGAGCCGCCGGCGACAAGCCGGAGCAACCGCAACGCATCGAATCCTCGGGCCCGGGGAGGTGACCAACTCGGGAGGACAGCATGAGAGCTGAGAAGGACAGCACCGGCGAGTGGTATCGCGGCGTTCCGCTGAGTGCCAAATGGCCCATCTTCACCGGCCTCGCCATTCTGGTCGTTTGGCTTGGTTTCTTCGGTGTTTGGGCCGGCGTCGCGCCACTGAACAGTGCGGTCGTGGCCTCCGGCACGTTCGTGGCTACCGGACAGAACAAGCTGGTGCAGCACTTCGAGGGCGGCATCATCCGCGAGATTGCGGTCAAGGACGGTGATGTCGTCGAGGCGAACCAGGTCCTGGTTCGCATGGACGATACCGCTGCCAATTCCAAGCTGAGGCGTCTGGAGTTAAAGAAGTATCGGTTGCTCGCCATGAAGGCCCGCCTCCAAGCCGAAATGAGCGCTTCAGAGACAATCGAAACTCCGGCCGCCTTCAGCGAAAGCGAACGTGATCCGGAAATCAAAGCGATTCTTGAGCGGCAACGTGCCGAGCTGCGGGCACGCCGCGCTAGTCTCGTGTCCGAGGAAAGCGTACTCTTGAAGCAGATTGCCGGGCTGGAGGAAAGCATTCGCGGATATCAGGCCCAGGTGCAGTCCACCCAGGAGCGCATTGCGCTGTTCGCCGAAGAGCTCAAGGACAAGAATTCGCTTCTTGGCCAGCAGTTGGTCCGCAAGTCGGATGTGCTCGCGCTGCGACGCTCCGAGGCGAGTCTTGGGGGAGAGCTCGGCGAGTATCTCGGCCGCATTGCCGATTCGAAGGAGCGGATCGCTCAGGCGAACGAAAGAATAGCCCAGCTCCACGCGGCGGCGTTCCGGGATGCGATCAAGGAGCTGCGCGAGACCGAGGCGGATCTGGACGATGTCGAGGAGCAGATTCGCGCCGCCCGGGATGTGGTCGATCGGGTCGAGGTCCGTTCCCCGGTCCGTGGCGTCGTGGTGAAGAAGAACTTCCATACGCCAGGCGGCGTTGTGGCTCCTGGCGCCGTGATCCTTGAGCTCCTACCGGTAGGCGAAGAGCGCATCATCGAGGCACATGTGAATCCCAAGGACATTTCGCACGTGAGTATAGGCCAGGAGGCGTTGGTGCGGCTGTCGGCGCTCAACCAGCGCATCACGCCCATGGTCGGGGCGAGCGTCACCTATGTGTCAGCGGACACGTTGTCGGAGCAGGAGAAGGCCGAAACACGTCCCGGTGGTAACACGCGTCGGGAATTCTATGTCGTTCGGGTGCGCCTGGACCAGGATGATATTCTCAGGCGCATGCCAGATTTCATTCCGACGCCCGGGATGCCCGCCGACGTTTACATCAAGACCGGAGAACGCACGTTTTTCGAGTACATCATGAAGCCCGTCCTCGACAGCTTCTCCCGCGCTTTCCGCGAAACCTGAATGGACCAGAAATCTGGTCGCCAATGCTGAGCTCTCACGAGTACCCCCAGCGGGAGAGGGTGTGCGAGCGATTGGTGCGAATGCGCAACCTTGCATTTCCACATAGGGCACGGGTTGTCCCGGTCGAAAGCATAAAGCTGCACCTCATGATCATGCTTGCGCGAGTGCTGAAATCAGAAATGCCATTCGCGCCGAGCACCGGATAGTTGTTACTCTCGGTTCAATACCCCACACTGGCAGATCATGATTCGGGCGTATCATGGACCCAAGGCAATTTGAGAACATGTCGATTGATGAGTTGTGGGATCTACATACAACGGTGGATGCCATTCTCGCTGCGAGGCTGGCCGTCAAAAAGGCTGAACTCGAAAGGCGGCTCGAGCAACTCCGCCCAAAGGACGACCGAGGCGACGCATCAGAACCTCACTGACTTATTATGAACCGCGCAGCCGAGATCCGACGGTTCTCCAGGCTATCAGTGCGTTGCGGAATCTCTGTCGCTCAAGCCGCTTCTGGCGGAGGGCGTGCTCCGTGATAGGGATCGGGATACGGCGGCCGCAAATTCGAGCCCAGTACGGCAAGCACAGGCTTCGAGCCACGATTAGCAGGGAGGCCTTCCATTCTAAATTTACGAAGAGGAGCAGAGAGGCTTTGGTCGTGTACTCATGCGGCGATCTCGAGCTGTTCGAAGAACTCATAAGGGCTACTGGGAGCCCGCGTTTTTAGGACGGTGTCGTCGCTAAGGACTTTGAAAAATCGCGCATCAGTTCGGCGGCTGCTCTCATTCAGCTGCGCCGCACTTGGTGCATGAGCTGAGCGACGATACGAGGGTCCTCCTGTCCGCGAGCATAGGGCGGAAGTGCCGTCCCCCGAGCCGGACAGCGGCGCGACAGATTCTGTACAATCTTGGCGAAGGTCGTGCTGGGCAAATCATCGCCGGAGACTATGTTGAAGCCTGCTGCGGATGCAATTTTCCCGACGACCAGAGCTTTTGCTCTCTGGATCAAGCGCCTCCTCCTCCAGCGCCAGGTCGTGCTCCGTCAATTTCGTCTCAAGCCGCAGGCTGTTCACTTGGCGCTGCGATGCCGAAATCTGGAGCCGACCGAAAAATACAATAAATCAGCAGCGATGGGATTGTTGTCAAAGTTCAGTCGGTATAAGCGCGAGGTCGCTCCGTTTCGGCAGTCTCGTTTGAGGCCAAGCAGCGCCGCGCGCGTTCGATCTGGGCGTCGCTAGCCCCGTGGTTGCGAGCGTACATCTCGGCCACTGGTGCCGAATACTTCGCCACGTAGTATCTGACCTCGCTGCAAGAGATGCGTGTTGTGGGCCTGTGGTGACGCGAAGCGAAAACTTCGGACCCCAGCGGGATCAGCAATAAGGCAATAATGGCTCCCGCCCGTACAATCATTTCCCGTTCCCCCCACATCCCATGTGAAAGAGAGCAGGCCTGAGTCGCGCACACGGCGCAAATTAACAATCGCGCACTGGTCAAAGTGCCGGGAAACTGTTGCGACAATGCTTCGGGTTACCTGGGCATGGGGACAGACACAGGTGTCGTAAACCGGCCGGATGCGGCTTCGCAAAAATGCCGAAGCATCGCGTTTAACGGTGGCTACAGCCGCCGAAGAACTCTCTTTCTAGCGGCGGCCTTCCGGATACGCCGACCACTGCCAATCCGTCTCGCGTTAGCGGCGCGCAGGCGACGCCGGAGCGTCTGCAGTTCCCCAAACAATGCGAGCAGCCCCTCGACCCGTTCGCGCAGAATAGCCGAACGGTTGTAAACCTGACCTCGATTACTCATCACTGCCTCGAACAATGATTATTGAAACGACATGCAGGCGATAACGGGAAAAGTATGCAATCGGGGGGAGGAACATACAACCCCCAAAAGACGATAGCGTGAACGTTGAAGGAGGCCCGATAGACTGCATAGGGTTGTCGTTGCGCGTCCCTTTCGCTTTGTCTTTCGGGTCGGCTTTCGTTCGAAAGGCCGGGTCACTCAGGTAAGGCTGCGGGCTGATATGCCGCAGCACAGGGACGCGGCGCCCTGGAGCTGGCATGAACGCAACGCTTACTTCCTCACCACTGATTGTCCGGGTGCGCGATCAAGAGGCCGCCGAGGGCTGGCCAAGCCCGTGGTGCCGGAGAGAGAGTCGCTACGTGTGATGCTCCCGACCCGCTCAAACGTGGTGACGAATGCCGCGAGGGCTGCGACTGTCGCTGCAATCGCGAACAACAGGACCACGGTCCGGTTGGGGTTCCGCTCAGTACTCATGAGCAACTCCACTCAGACGCCCTGGCGGCTGACCAGTCTGCGCAAACTCCGCACGACGACTTATCGTTGTCGGCTTTCGCTTCGAGAGCTCGGCCGAGCGCGCTCTGGATACCAACGTGACTACGCAAAACGACGGCGACCCCGATGCTTAGGCTACGAGAGACCCTCCTCTTAGGCGACGGCGGAGATCAAGGATGGAATCTCCATGGTATCACAAAGAGATCTGAATCTCACCAGCAGACAATCCGCCAAGCGATACTTGTGCCGAATGGCGTGACCGAGACTACTTGGACGGCTTAGCTTTCGTTCTGGGATCGTCCGCGGGGTCGACGTAGGTGATCGCGAACGATCCCTGGCCATGTACCTGCACCACAGTCGGACTACTCGCCCAAGCGTAATGGTTCATTTTGGCCGGCGCCTCGGCATAGTCTCCAGCCGTGAGCAGCAGGCTCTTTGCTTCGTCGAGCCTATCGCCCATTCCGAGATGGAAATCGCCGGAGATGACGGTGACCATTTCGGCCGTCGGGTGATTGTGAGCGGGGATTTGATATCCGGCAGGCATCTTCAGCCGAACAACATATAACCCATCCTTGGATGGATCCCCCGATAGCACCGCAATCTGGGCACCCTCGGGAACGAAATCCGGCGCAGCCGCCCATTCGATCTGAGACGCCTTGACCGGCATCTTCATGTCGTCGGCAAGTGCGCCGGACGCGCCGGCTACGAGAAGCACAAGACTCAGCGTACTAGTTCGCATGCTTCGCCTCCATCTTAACGACAACTTTGTTCAGGTTTAAAAATATCTGTCGGTCAAACTGGGTTGTTGGTTCAGATCAGCCTCTGGTCTTATGTTGGCCGATCGAAAACGCGGGTGCTCACTGCGACGTGTCGTCGCGATGTTCGGAGGCTCTAGCGACTGAATGACCGGCGCTGCACTGCACGATAACTCGCCGATCGCCTTCTGACGAGGCTCCCAAGTCAGCCTATGGCGACTTGTCTACCATTCGGGATCGTCGAAGCTATCATACTCCCGCACGATGTACTCTCGCGTGAAGCGCTCCACCGGACGCCAGTGCTCGCGAATGACGATTGTCGGAGTCGGGGGCCGCCAATAGTCAGGATGGATGACTATTGTCGAAGACGGCGGGTAGAGATAGGGCGTATGAACACGCCAGCAAACGTCTCCCCTACACGCAATCGCGGCCGAGGCGCCCGTAGTGAAGAGCGCAAGAAGACCAGCAGCGACGCTACCGGCCAAAACTGCGTTCCTGTCCAATGACCGGTTCAGCTGGGTCATGTTTTCCTCCTCCGTAACAGCGCTTCTTCTTTTGCTGCGTCGAAACAAACCCCCGCAGAAACCCCCTAGTTTCAAGCATCCAACATTAAAACTCACCTTACTTCGAAAGCAGCGATCAAGTTGTCCAGCCATCTGGGACGGGTTCACACCTCCATCTATCTCGCATCGCGGTAGCGCAATGAGCGACGACGGCGGCATTCGGTCAGCTTCGGTGTAGGGACGATCGCGTAAGCTTGCTTGCGGTTGTGGAAGCGCTAGGATGCATCTGCAATTCACACTGTCTTTTTTCGATGGAGCATTCTTATGATTGATATCCATATCCTACGAATACCGTCCGCCTTTGTCTGCTTCGTACTTGCCTCGCTTGGGACTGACATTGCCGTGGCAGAACCAATTGGCCGTTACGAGTGTAACGTAATCGGTGCACCACTTCAGGACCAGGTAGGCGACCGCGACGGTCACGCGCTTAGCAGCGTGCAATACGCGTGCTCAGGGGTGGATGGACTGCTGAAGGGCGCTGTGTATACGTCTATGAACGTGAGCGAAGCCGACGGACCTCAGAGGACGTTTCTTTTTGGAGGTGGCATTCATCGTGTACCTGGTGGTCTCGCTATAACTCAGATCGTAGACGGAGGCGGTACAGTCGTAATGAAGGATGGCAAACCCGCGGGGACAAACGCGTCCGGGAAAGCAATCGTAAAGTTTGCCTCCGGCACCTTGAGCCAGCTTTCTGGCAAGACAGTCACGTTTGCGTCGAAACCACTTGGCTATAATCGGTTCGACTTGCAATTCGGCGACTGAGTTGGGGGCAGAGCTCTGGGTGATCAATGTTCTGTCTCTCGTTTTTGGCTGCGGAAGGTGCTCGCGCACGCGGACTGGCTGCTGCTATAGCTGTTGTGCTTGAGAGCGCGGGCATGCTCATTCGAAATCATGGCGCCGGCGGCGTGCTCTTGCTCGGCGTCTGGCGGAAATTAGCTCCCTGATGCCATAGCCAATTATAACGCCGGCGGAGAATGCGGCCGCCGCAATCAGCGCCAAAGAGAATGCCTTCATAGCCGCGGAATTCGCCGCAGTCCGAAACGCTCCCGACGCGCCGAATTGCTCAAACCACCAGACCTAGTGCAACACTCGTTCGGCTTCTGCCGCCCGGACCTGTTCTCTCAGGTCCTCGAGCTCCTGCATCAATCTCAGGAGATCGACCAGGGCGTGTGTCAAAATACGTCCTCGCTGTTTTAAGATTGGACCCTTTTGTCCCATGGCTACACACCTCCTTGCGTGGTGGATCCAATCCGCAAGGTGCGTGCCGTCCGAGCACGCCGAGGCGCCCTGAGAGCCGATAAGCGGGGATGATCAAACGTCGGCGTTAGAAATGTCCAGGCCTGTTTCCTGACGACTCTGCGCTCCAATCGTGGCAGTTGGAATGACGCCCTGGGTACCAAGACTCGCCCGAGTTCGAGCGCTGCCGCACGGCGTTCTATTTTCAAATTGGGGTACGCCAGTGCGACGACGAAGGTAGCAAAGGCCGCCCCGCAGGCGGCGGCAGAGTGTAAACGCGATCAATAGCATGTACTGAAATAACCCTCGGCGGCAAGGCTGCCCGGGGCCTCGGGTCAAAATCTAAGGGGATGCAAACTTTGCCGCGCAGGTTCCGTCCGAATTCGACGTGACGCTCTGAGGAGTGCCAGACGAAACCCGTTTCAATCCGGTGAAATCTCCCTCAATGCACGTTAAAGGGAATTTCAGGGAACCGCCCGGGCGCTGGTAAACATTAAAATGGATCCAGGTGATCAAAAGTGCACTCAGGACTTACTCGGCGAGGGCTAACCTCTGCGGCGCTCGGGCGATCTGCCAGCCCCGTGCGCCCGGCCTTGGAGCGCCGGCCCACACGTACCTTCAGACGGCCGGGGGTCGGCGTGTCCGAGGGCTCAGGCCTCGTGTTTCGAAACCCATGCCGCACGGCGCATTTATTCCAATTGAAGTCTGGCCGAACGTCTTCGCCGCCGCATTGCCTCACAGACGAAGCGCGGGTCGACACCGGCAGCCGCTCATTGCCCCCCGGGCGATCGGCGCTGAAAGCAGCGGCTGCAATCGTACCTGGTGCAACGTCCACGATGCCGCGCACGCGGAACTCGCGCATGTCGCCAAAGGTGTCTTTGGAAGAGGCCGCCAAACGAGGCGGGCTGTGTCACTGATTAAGTTGTTAATTCGATTTAATTTGTTAGATTTGCAAAATTAAACATCGCGATGCTCAACAATTTGGCGGGATCGACGCAATGCCCAAAATCGAAGACGACGATCGGCGCGAATTCTTGAAGGCCTGCGGGAGATTCGCGGCCGTAACGCCTCCAGCCATGACACTGTTATTGTCCACTTCGCTTACATCAGCAGCGATCGCGCATTCCGGCGGCGGACGCGTTGACGGCTCTAGTGGCAGCCGCAGTCCCGGGTCCGAGCATTCCTTTATTAACAACGATCGCGAAATGGGAATATCCGTCGGTGGAGGCGGTGGTGGTAAAGGAGGAACCGCAGAGGTTGGCAGCGGCAACGGCGGCTCAGCGCCTGGCCCAGTTGGTGTGACCTCTGGCTCATCACCATCACCTGGTACGGCCGTCCACATGACGACGTCGACGACACCATCACAGACCTCGGCCACGCCCAACAAG comes from Bradyrhizobium diazoefficiens and encodes:
- a CDS encoding type I secretion system permease/ATPase; translated protein: MAAVETLGNPPRDHSPDRLRVALGGEALDHVGPVNPLAAWRSVARANLIAVAAFSVVVNLLMLTLPIYLFQISDRVLTSRSFETLLMLSALALAFIGILSIVDILRRQVLGRLATKMEALLGGAVLASSINNARAGEGGSIHAIRSLHQVRGFLSSPVMLLVMDAPLSPLYFGVIFLVHRDLGFIAVAAGLALAVIALVNQRATSERLGQAGLHAAEADAAAESLARNSQVINAMGMLSESILHWGRRQAPALTVQSQALDRNFWISGASKFVRLVTQITILGTGAYLALHAEITGGMMIAASIIAGRALQPLEGLIEGWRSCVQARSAYALVKQAVESFQRETPKLRLPKPQGRLTVDRVLYLPPGSKEPVLNSVSLELAPGESLAIVGPSGSGKSTLARILVGCLVPTAGKVRLDGTELRNWDRRQFGEYTGYLPQEVELFPGTIKQNICRMRDDLPDASIYEAAIFSGIHDMVCQLSQGYETVLDRGGGPLSGGQKQRIALARAFFGNPSLVVLDEPNSNLDAAGEQALTETLQRAKKRGVTAVVVTLRPALLNSVDKVLILRAGRAEAFGSPSDVLHRLVRSPGGAAGDKPEQPQRIESSGPGR
- a CDS encoding HlyD family type I secretion periplasmic adaptor subunit, with the translated sequence MRAEKDSTGEWYRGVPLSAKWPIFTGLAILVVWLGFFGVWAGVAPLNSAVVASGTFVATGQNKLVQHFEGGIIREIAVKDGDVVEANQVLVRMDDTAANSKLRRLELKKYRLLAMKARLQAEMSASETIETPAAFSESERDPEIKAILERQRAELRARRASLVSEESVLLKQIAGLEESIRGYQAQVQSTQERIALFAEELKDKNSLLGQQLVRKSDVLALRRSEASLGGELGEYLGRIADSKERIAQANERIAQLHAAAFRDAIKELRETEADLDDVEEQIRAARDVVDRVEVRSPVRGVVVKKNFHTPGGVVAPGAVILELLPVGEERIIEAHVNPKDISHVSIGQEALVRLSALNQRITPMVGASVTYVSADTLSEQEKAETRPGGNTRREFYVVRVRLDQDDILRRMPDFIPTPGMPADVYIKTGERTFFEYIMKPVLDSFSRAFRET
- a CDS encoding cupin domain-containing protein, which codes for MKMPVKASQIEWAAAPDFVPEGAQIAVLSGDPSKDGLYVVRLKMPAGYQIPAHNHPTAEMVTVISGDFHLGMGDRLDEAKSLLLTAGDYAEAPAKMNHYAWASSPTVVQVHGQGSFAITYVDPADDPRTKAKPSK